In Burkholderia contaminans, the following proteins share a genomic window:
- the tolB gene encoding Tol-Pal system beta propeller repeat protein TolB yields the protein MSLMTKLGFRALVASCLITAGSAANAQVNVLITGVGSTQFPIATANFANEANLPQQVTSIVRADLARSGKFTNIDAGSTPVPESASVDLGAWKAKGANAFVAGSVNRDANGQYKVNFILYDTVKQQSLGGLSLTATDTTLRTAGHKIADYIYQKLLGVRGVFATRLSYVIKTGNRYQLQISDSDGQNARIALSSTEPIISPSWSPSGTKVAYVSFERKKPIVYIHDLPTGRRYIVSDQKGNNSAPAWSPDSNTLAVALSLTGNTQIYTVNSTGGGLRRLTQSSSIDTEPFYSPDGHWIYFTSDRGGAPQIYRMPAQGESAGAAQRVTFTGSYNTSPRVSPDGKLLAYISRTGGGFKLYVQDLQTGAANAITNTNRDESPSFAANGQYLLYATQSGGRNVLAAVPSDGSAPPQILSVQGGSVREPSWGPFMQ from the coding sequence ATGAGTTTGATGACAAAGCTAGGTTTCAGGGCACTCGTGGCCTCGTGTCTGATTACGGCGGGCAGCGCCGCTAACGCCCAGGTCAACGTGCTGATCACCGGTGTCGGGTCGACCCAGTTCCCCATCGCCACCGCGAATTTCGCGAATGAGGCGAACCTGCCGCAGCAGGTCACGTCGATCGTCCGCGCCGACCTCGCCCGCAGCGGCAAATTCACCAACATCGACGCAGGCAGCACGCCCGTGCCGGAGAGCGCATCGGTCGATCTCGGCGCATGGAAGGCCAAGGGCGCGAATGCGTTCGTCGCCGGCAGCGTGAACCGCGACGCGAACGGCCAGTACAAGGTCAACTTCATCCTGTACGACACCGTGAAGCAGCAAAGCCTCGGCGGCCTGTCCCTGACGGCCACCGACACCACGCTGCGCACGGCCGGCCACAAGATCGCCGACTACATCTACCAGAAGCTGCTCGGCGTGCGCGGCGTGTTCGCCACGCGCCTGTCGTACGTGATCAAGACCGGCAACCGCTACCAGTTGCAGATCTCGGATTCGGACGGCCAGAACGCGCGCATCGCGCTGTCGAGCACCGAACCGATCATCTCGCCGTCCTGGTCGCCGAGCGGCACGAAGGTCGCGTATGTCTCGTTCGAGCGCAAGAAGCCGATCGTCTACATCCACGACCTGCCGACCGGCCGCCGCTACATCGTCTCCGACCAGAAGGGCAACAACAGCGCCCCGGCATGGTCGCCGGACAGCAACACGCTGGCCGTCGCGCTGTCGCTGACGGGCAACACGCAAATCTACACGGTCAACTCGACGGGCGGCGGCCTGCGCCGTCTCACGCAGAGCAGCTCGATCGACACCGAGCCGTTCTACTCGCCGGACGGCCACTGGATCTACTTCACGAGCGATCGCGGCGGCGCGCCGCAGATCTACCGGATGCCGGCCCAGGGCGAAAGCGCCGGTGCCGCGCAGCGCGTGACTTTCACCGGCAGCTACAACACGAGTCCGCGTGTCAGCCCGGACGGCAAGCTGCTCGCTTACATCTCCCGCACGGGTGGGGGCTTCAAGCTGTACGTTCAGGATCTGCAGACCGGCGCGGCGAACGCCATCACGAATACGAATCGCGACGAATCGCCGAGCTTCGCGGCAAACGGCCAGTACCTTCTGTACGCTACCCAGTCGGGTGGTCGCAATGTTCTGGCAGCAGTGCCCTCCGACGGCAGCGCGCCGCCGCAAATCCTGTCCGTCCAGGGCGGCTCCGTTCGTGAGCCGTCGTGGGGGCCCTTCATGCAATGA